The sequence TCGGCCCGGCCTCATGAGATGAAACTTTAAAGTGCTCTGTCTCTCCGGACGCATTCAGTGACGATAGTGAAGGTGATTTACCTGTGACAGCCGGTGGAAATGCCTGCTTTGATACCAGTCAGGGATTAAGTTTGAGTCTGCATTAAACCGAAATGACACAGCAAGACAACAGCAgtgcaacaaacaaaccaaaagtaaGGAACAGTTCTGTGGAGTGAAGCTAATATCGCAGTATGAAGCTGCATATTTTTCCAGTGTTAATGTATATAAGCGAATACAAAGTCCCACATTAAGTTGATGCTGTGTGCAATTACTTATGTTCCATCGTTGTGCGGCACAccaacaaaatatttcacacatcttaaatatttgtatttgtaaagcGATAATACAGTTTGATAACATTAGTTATACTAACTTAATCAGTGTATTGAAGTCTTGCCCAGCTGTTGCAGGAAGCATCAGGGGGCCAAAAACTTTAGTGCCCATCTAACATTTCAGTGAGCGTCAGGTGGTGAGAATATATCATGTTTGGCGGAGAGGATGATCGAGCTGTTTCTTGACTTGACAGTGATGGGCGCTGACGCTGGTTCAGTGCAGTCAGAACTTTATTTATCTCTGCGAGGAGTGGACATCATGTCAGGCAGcacagggaagagagaggaagagcgagAGGATGATGTCTGACGAGGTGTCTGTCATCAGGAATTAattgcagccaatcagagtggaGTATTCATCCAGTCTATGATATGGTTATTTGTAATTAACTGGAAACTGTGGAAAAATGGACTGTGTTTGGTTGATGCCCCTCACTTTCCTGTGGGTTTTGTTGATTGTAAAAGTTGGGGCAACTCAGTTCTGTTATCTCTTGTCTTTATCtcatcagctttgttttcattagcaCACAGAGACTGTTGGCATCATTTTAAGATTCTGTATTACTGAACTGTAAGCTGAGCAGAGGTCTGATCAGCCAGAGTGAAGCTGTGAGCTGTGCACGGCCTTCATTTGACTTTAAACAGAAGGTTTTGATGAACAGAGACACCTTTAAGGTGACAGTAGTTATATTATCATAACGTGAACAGTGCGATTGCCCTGTCACATCACTTGTTTATTTCTGGCTGTGACTGTTTTGCAGGATTCCTCTCGTGGTTCAGGAATGGCCTGCTGGCGACTGGCATCGGAGTCATCGCGTTTGTCCAGAGTGAAGTGGGTCGAGAAGCGGGATATGGTACAGGCTTGTTTCAAGTACACAACAGCACACTCGTTGCCCAGGCTCTGTGGCAGTTCAGTAAACGATAGCATGTGGTTCAAGCCAAAGTCAAATTCTTTAAAACTAGtggattaaagaaaaataatgtggtttttttttgtttttttttttttaataatggcTTTGAGctctttttttgtccaaaatTCAGTCGATTTATAAGCTAGTTTTgcagcagattttattttcttgcaccAGGCATCAGTTTTAATATGAATAATTTCACAAGGATTCCTGAAATTGACCAAAATCATCATGAGTAAATAAAGAGCCGAAGCCTTAGATGTCTTGTTGTGTCTGAAATGCCAGTTTTGAGTTGCCAGTTAAATTTTTATTAAGCAAGACCTTCATTAAATCATCAAATAGTCTTTGAGTTTTCTGCTCATTAACGTGTGGAAAAACCATGCGAACAAAACTTACCAGCCAACACTACTTCAATCAAGGGCACACGAGTAGAGAGGAGGATTTCTACTTgatgcttctttctttcttttgctttcactcaGACAGTTAAAAGAATAAATAGACCCAACCCGCCTCCATCCCTGCTTTATTTGCAGTGAGCTAAGAGGAGATGAGTCCTGTCTCCACAATAACATCGTACCAATCTGTTTTCCCTCAGCCTTCTTCATCCTGGGAGGTGTGTGCGTGTCGTTTGGCGGCGCCTCGTACGTTGGCAGCCTCTTTGCCCTGCGGAGGATGATGCTGATGTCTGTGCCAGCCCTGCTGCTCCAGAGCGCCGTGGTGGGCAGCATCGCCCTCTTCTGGCTCTGTGCGGTATCTCTGTACATCGGCCGCCTGGAGGTGGAGATCATCcacgaggacgaggaggagggagaggatgaggaagagtgCCGGGAGTGCCGCGAGAGGCGTGAACAACGGGGTTACCGTGACAGCAGACCTCATGACAGCGAGGACAAGGGGCCGAACAAGTAGACATGTCGGATGGGGActggaaatgtgtgtgcatgtcttacTTTAATTCAGGGTTtcccccgtgtgtgtgtgtgtgcgtgcgtgtgtgtgtgtgtgtgtgcgtgtgtgtgtgtgtgtgtgtgtgtgtgtttgcttgatgTAAAGATTTTTTGTAAAGGGGCAGAAAGACTTTTAGACCTTTGGAAAactggtcaaaaaaaaaaaaaaatgctgaaattttGACAGTTTGACTAAATTCACTTCTAGTGAATAAATTTGCTTTTTCCACTTGAGATTTCTTATATTCAAACATATTTAAAGCTGCTTCCCTTACATTATCAACCTGTCTGAAAAATTTAtgcttattcttttttattattattattattattattttacatccTCACGTTCACAGGCACACTGCAACATCTCACTGAGTATGCAATCATTTTTCATTGGCGTTTCTCAGCCAGCTGTTGGATGCTGTTCGTCTTATCTTGTCCTACATTATTAACTGTGATTGAATACTTGAAGTTTCCACCGAAGTcttgaaataaaacaagctgGTTATGACGTGCTGTGAGATTTAGAGGTAATCACCATCCCGTTTGCAGGTTTcaggtttctcttttttattttaattgcaaATCAGTGAGGGCTTAGAATATATTTTCTACAGAGGTTTATGTTACTCTgagatgttattttttatttttgttttctatggGCACTCATGTcggtttttgtttgttgtcatcctAACTCGAGACTTTGGAGACAgagttttttttcacagctttttctgTGGTTCTGTATTTTGCGCTGTATTGTTGATATACATGTGTACTGCTACATGTACATTATTCCACTTTCGCACCGTCTGTTGAGCGCTGCAACCGCTGTCTTAACGGATGTAAAGAACAGTTGATATTGATATtgggtctgtgtgtgcaaatgtgggttcactgttgtttgcttttctttgtgttggcACCACTTTCAATGCACcctactgtacacacacagtaataaagTGAGGAGAAATCTGTCCAAACATCAgggttttgctttttttccttttctttttctttcttcttctttttttttttttaaatagactAGTAGTCATGAACCTGGGATCACGATTCGTTACTCATCCAAAAGGTCACTGGATAAATCTGAGGTTTATGTGATAAACAGTTCTGCTCCTCCACTTCATTTTTATATCATATGTAAAGGCTGCATATTCCTAAAAGTAAATCTTTAAAACCAACTGACAAAGTACAGAAGACATGACCTTAGGATCCTCACCAGTTGGTGGGTGCATAAAGCAGATTTGAACGCACTcccacagaaaacaacacaaactccGTCCTGTAACTTTAAAGAAGTCACAAACTAATTGCAGCTGATCATCGGCCCAAATAAAGGCCTGTACCTGTAAGCCAAAGGCTCCCAAGAAGCTGTCTAAAGCTATTTTTTTGGATTATGCAAACAAGGCTCACTTAAATGTGTGAGTGCTGTCAGAGTCGGCCATAACTCTCCCTACAGCACAAGTCAAAAGATGTACAAACTGTCCACACACACGCTGTACATGAATAATTTTTATAATGAGCTGCTCATCTGCGAGCATGTAGGAATGTATGAACCAAACTGAGCagcgtgtgcttgtgtgtgtgtgtgtgtgtgggagattTGTCTGTGATAACTATCACTGACTAGGTTAGGGCGAAGGTCTGTGATATCTCCTGGCCATCGACACACAGTGTTGCTGTTGAGACTCACCTCAGTcaccctctcttcctctcctcctcctcctcctctcctctccctcgctGATTCCCAGGGCGTCTCAGTGCAGTTGTGTTTCACATGCAGGGTGTGTCTCGatggctgctgcagtgtgaccAGCACCCCCACGCCTCCCCAccaccctctcctccctcactcaGATCCTCTTGTACCCTTTCGCCCTCGAGTCTCTGTCTTTCTGGACTCCTCTTCACGAtcgcttctcctcctcctccccctctcctctcctcttcgctcctctcctctccttctgacTGCACAGGTCTGTTTGGCATGCAGGAGGCTCCTGAGGCCTGGCGCGTCTAAAGGGCAGGGCGCCCAGAGGCAGGAGACGCGCCCTCACTGACAAACACCATCCACCCCAAACCCCCGAGCAGCTCGCAGAAACCACGACACCAGCCACAGCTCCAAGTCCAGCTCCAGCCTCATACATCTCCAAACCTGAGCCTTCACTTCCACACCCTCCGCCTTAAAACCAGCAGCCATAACCTCTGCTTGTTCGGAGAGCAAATTGCCCAACTGCTCTCAGGTGTTAAATGCCAGGTGTATGGATCAAAGGACTTGCCTTCAGAACTGCATTAACTATGGGCTGGCCTTCTCCTGGctgagaggggaaagaggagaTTGTTGGAAAGCaatgacaaagaagaaaatagtAGAGGTGTcagaggagggatggaggacaggagagagTTGTGGAGGTGTTGCGAGCCCATGTCAGGCACGGGCTGTGagcctccctccatccctcactCTATTATTCCTACCCATATTTTTACTCTTTCAAATGCATTTACATGTGCTAAGGTATTTCCCCTGGGAGCGCGACTCCAATTCAGGGGCTAAGATAAGCCATCAAAGTCAGTGACAGAAAGGGCGTATGGGTGACTCAATGACAGGCTGAGTGGAAGACAGTCAGGAGCGCTGccatgcaagcacacacacacacacacacacacacgcatgaaACATCGACACATATAGCACACGGCGATTTCATCTGCACAATAAGCACATTTACTTCACTATACAAAGACTGTAGTTCATAGAAAAGGAGATATAAATAAGAAACCAGAGGTTGTagcacagccacacacacacacacacacacttatacagtGCATACGGTTTTGCACGTACAATGGCATTTTCTCCCCAACAACTGCTCTTGTTTAGTATGCACTTCCTTTGGTCTTGAGGAGGAATGATCCTCACTCTAATGAACTAGGGCCTGCCACTTGAATGTAAAACAGGATTTAACCCGTCTTCAATGTCAGAGCCCCTCCCTTGGGCTGCttcagacaacacacacacacacacaaattcacacagagATGCgcagacacaggcacacaagCAAACCAccaatgtacacacacacacacgcacagtgaTGCATACAGCCTCTCATAAGTGAGAcgctctctgtgtttttgtcttcttttcataCAAATTTATGGCTTTTGCTGAATCCCAACAAACTGAAGCAACGTTCGCGTCAGGGTCGCTCTCACCTGCGCCACCGTTaacttgctttatttttatttttttccattgagGATCGatattgttgtgttttatagCGTGTTTTATTGCGTTTTGTCCACTCCAGGGATATGCAAGATCGCTCACCTGCTTTGTTGATGACACATAACTGCTtgaggtgacacacacatgttttatatttattctaCAGCTGGCTCGACCCTTGCGTTTGTTATCCTTGGATGAGCGTTGTTTGAATTTATGTTTCGTGTCACACTTGCAGCAGAAGGTTGCAATTAAATGGCTGTTACATGCCTGAAATGTTGATGTATATCATCTGATTAAGACAAACGAATCTAACATACGCAAATGGTAGATTTGATTGCCTTAATTACCTCAAAATATGTGTCCCAAATATTCTGTTTGAATCACACACGAGACCTTAATTaaccaaaacataaacaaaaaagtgcCGTTTGCTTATTGTTGAATTTATGTGCTGCACAAAAGCAGaagcaagaaagaaacaaagccTTGAGTTGTGCTCCTCTACTggaatattttattgttattgttgtatcactgttttcctttttacatttgttcattttatttgaagagTGGGTGGCATATTCACAAAGATGGAAGAATAACGTTAGCTTCACAGTGATGGGAAAGGTGTTAGCGATTTAATtcaaccaaacacacacgcacacacacgcacgtgcGCACAATCATATGCACATTATACCATCAAACACCCAAGAATATGTGTGCTCACACATATTTGTATGTGACAGCTGCAGGATGGGTGTGTAGTGCACATTTCTGCGTATTTGTATCATTGGTTACTGGTGTTAAAAATTTGACTGTTTgaaatttttttcaaaataactttTTGCCAGAAGGggtcacattttcagttgtttcaaTTTCATGTTAAGTATCACCTTTGGGAGCGAAGATTCTCAGTGGTTTGagtatgttttggttttgtgacTCACTCACATTTCAGATGAAAGATTCATTAGTCTGAGCACGAATTATAAaaactgttatttcttttttcttttcaaataaaaactgtttttgtatttgttttttttgttttttgttttttttagtcttGAGAGCAATTCCAATCAATCAGTGTGAAACAGagatttaaagtgttttatatTTCCTCCTccaaatgtacaaaaataaaaaccaaactgcagttaactgaagtgaaatgaaatcaatattGGAATaattctgcttctcttttttttattgacctTTGACGGTCGACTTTTAATGACCACATGTGGTCTGTTTATCTCTctgcctttttaaaatgacCATTTATCCCCTCTCCTGCGCTGCGGTCACACTATGATATTACTGACCACTCttgcattgttttctgttttaacagGATCACACGGCGAGTGTTAagtgatgaagtgctttgagttCACGCCAGAACAAATTTCACTAAGTgctcaggaaaacacagaggtATAAACGATAATAAACACTTGTGTCCAGCACCATTTCCCCTCCCAAAAACATATTAACACATATCGTTTTTCAGagaatcatttaaaaaaaaaaaaaaaaggtaattgGATGATATTGTGCATCCAATAAAATGatgtcattctgtctgtccagacatatttttttttcccacaccaTCTGTTTTATCttgtgaaaaatatcaaaaatcaattaaaaaaaaaaagaaaaaaaacaagaatatggctttcacacaaacacaaccgtATGATCATACATAATATACTATAATTAATACTCAGTTATACAAATGACCTTCCTACGATCAAACAATAGAAGTAGCTTCCTGTATGAATTGCATTTTCTTCCCTTATACATAATGGAATGTCTGGGACtacattattcatatttttgtcCCAACAGTGTGCTTTAAGTATGGCTGACTGATGAATACttggatttttattattattgttattattattattattattattttaaatctcAATACAAAAACACCAGAGGGCTGTCTCTGTCTATTTCAAGGGAAAACCTAAAATCAAAGTCTCACCTGCATCTCAGTGTAAGAGATGATTTGTGTAATACTGCAATAATAAAAATTTATATTCCAAAGTCACTTTCATTCCTACAGACAAGTGTCCATCTCTTACTGGCTTCGGGGTTAATTGGGTTAATTGGAGTGACAACGAGGAGGATGTGAGCTGAGGGTCTTTATGGTTTTTGTCTCTATATACAATATGGCTTCTCTGAGTGGAAGAGACACAGAAATCAACACAGTCATctagagaaagacacacagtaGAGTTCATTATTGTTGTAGAGACGGAAAAGTCTTGAGGGACAACCAGTCAAAAGTTTCCATGTCCCGTTTTCTCCGAGAGTCCCTGTCACTTGTCCACAATTGGCAGACACAATAATTCCCCGTGGCAGCGACTTGTCACATATTTTAGATCGCAGTTATTCAACTCATTGTCCAATTAGTAGAGTCCTTAGAGGCTTAATGTCCTGCcacttctgtctctcctgcccttttcagtgtctctctttctgttctgtcactctgctctgtccttcatttttatcttctcctctcacctcctcGCCTCCAAGTCTCAGTCCTCCTCGGAGCCTGCAGCCCCCCTCAGTCCATTCATACAGAAGGGCAGACCGGAGGAGAAAGGGCTGTCAGAGGGGGAGAAACCGCTGAAGGGTGGCAAGCCGGCCAACCGCTGTAGGTGAGGGAAGAAGGCTGGCGGGGGTCCCTTGTGGTGGTCTGAGCGTAGCTGCAGGCCATCGCTGTGTCCTGCGctgtggtggtgggaggggggcAGCTCAGGCGGAGCATAGCGGATAGTGCTGGGAGCGTAGAGGCTCTGAGGGCCCTGAGGGCCGAGGGCAAGGGGGTGGAAGAGGACCCGTCCCGCTGCGCCGCCTGCAGCCAGTCTCTGGAGCAGCTCAAAGTCAGGTCCGCTACCTGCAGCACCGCTGCTCCGAGTGACCACCCCAGACACGGCCCTGTCGTCACGGGGCAGCGGGGAGGACACAGACATGGCCGGGGACAAAGCAGGGGACGGGGGAGTGAACAACCCTTTTGGGGGGGCGTCACTGCTCGAGGAAGAGTCGGGGATCGGTGTTGTGGGGCTGTCGCCATTGAGGCTgctggagggtgtgtgtgcatgtgagggTTGGGGCTGggtggtgtgcgtgtgtgaggtggaggtttgtgtgtgtgaccccCAGCGCCCCCCGGTGGTCAGGGCTTCGTGCTCAGTCTTGATGCTGGGGCTGCCAGGCAGGGCAGACGGGGTCACGACGCTCTTCAGCTGCTGGATCACAGCCCGGCCGTTGTGCACCCTgccccccctctcccctctggTCGGGGCGTCTCCTTCCCTACTCTTATCTCCTCCGCCGCCGTCTTCCTGTTTCAATCTGTCACTGTCTCCCCCCTGGTCccactctgtctcttcctcctcctctccctcgctTTCACTTGCCAGGTCAGAGGAGGCTGACACGCTCTCCTCCACGTGACGGAGCTCCTCCAGCCTGCGTCGGGTTTCGGGAGGAGCACCCTCAGGTTCGGACCTCTGCAGGcgcttcctcctctcctctgattGGATGGCAGCACTGGGAAATTTATCTCTGCCTTTAGTGTCGGGGTCACCCTTCCCCACTGAG comes from Scatophagus argus isolate fScaArg1 chromosome 5, fScaArg1.pri, whole genome shotgun sequence and encodes:
- the tmem160 gene encoding transmembrane protein 160, with the translated sequence MAFLSLFMRRQLLPSVCHFARIVKLVRPPSAGAPLRRLHGSSRLRVVEKGPWGKSRGPEQQQQQQQYHLTDLDKADALMLRKSHETGFLSWFRNGLLATGIGVIAFVQSEVGREAGYAFFILGGVCVSFGGASYVGSLFALRRMMLMSVPALLLQSAVVGSIALFWLCAVSLYIGRLEVEIIHEDEEEGEDEEECRECRERREQRGYRDSRPHDSEDKGPNK